GCCAGACGGCCACCACTTCGCCGACCTGCATCACGTTCTCCCTCCCGCCACACTCGAACATATGTTCGATTGATCGAGTCTAGGTCGGTGGGCGGAGACTCGCCAACACAATCGCCCGACATCGGATGGCGCCAAAAGTACTTGACATGACACCACCGTGGTGTCACAGTAGTGCTATGGAACTCAGCCACTACGTCAGCGACCTGCAGGAGCGACTGCTCGGCGCGGCCCAGAACGCCTCCGACGACACCCGGGAGGCGGCCGAACGGCTCGTCTCCGGGATCGATGCCGCCGCACGCCTGGTGCTGCTCGACGTGCTGTCGGCCGCCGCGAGCGAGATCACGCGAGACCTCGCCCCGGGCTCGGTCGACCTGCGCCTGCGAGGGCGCGACGTCGACTTCGTGGTCACCCGCCCACTGCCCGAAGCCGACGAGCGGGGTGTCGATGTGACACCACTCCCCACCGCAGACCTCTCCGACACCTCCAGTTCTCGCACCACGCTCCGGCTGCCCGACGCCCTGAAGTCGCAGGTCGACGACGCAGCGGCCGCCGACGGCGTCTCGGTCAACACCTGGCTGGTGCGCGCCGTCGCCGACGCCCTGCAACCCCGGCAGCGACGATCGGCGCAGAAGACACTGCGAACCGGCGACAGCTTCGCCGGTTGGGCCCGCTGACCCGCGGCACACCGCTGGCAGCACCCCGACCACTCACCCCCCACAACACACCTCACAAGCAGAAAGGCAGGCGCCAGCATGCCCACTTTCCCCACCCCCGAACCTCTCGACCTCGCCATCGACCTCCAGGTCGGGGCGATCGACATCATCGCCTCCGAGCGCGCCGACACCGCAGTCACCGTCACCCCCTCGAACCCCGACAGGGCCGTCGACGTGCGGGGAGCCGAGCAGACCACCGTCGAGTTCGACGGCCGCCGCCTCACCGTCGTCGGCCCGCGCCCCCGGCTCAGCTGGATCGGCCCGACCGAGTCGGTCGACCTCCGCATCGAACTCCCCGCGACCTCCCGGGTCACGGCCGAGATCGCCGTCGGTGGCGTGCGCACCACGGGTGCACTCGGCGCCACGCGCATCAAGAGCTCGATGGGCACCGTCGAGCTCGAACAGATTGCAGACCTCTGGATGCGCGCCGGCCACGGCACGGCGAGCGTCGGCCGGGCGACCGGCTCGATCGACATCACGGCCGACCACGGGCAGATCCGGGTCGGCGTCGTCGCGGGAGACGCCACGCTGAAGGCCTCCCACGGCAGCATCCGCGTGGGCGAATCGGCCGGCGACGTCGACGCGAAGCTCTCCTACGGAGACCTCGAGATCACGCACGCCCTCGCCTCCGTCTCAGCGAAGACCGCTTACGGGAGCATCCGCATCGACGAGGTCTCCCGGGGCGACATCCAGCTGCAGAGCGGGTACGGGCAGGTCGAGGTCGGCGTGCGCCCCGGGGTACCCGCCTGGCTCGACCTGGCGTCGAAGGAGGGTCACGTGCGCAACGGACTCGACGGCGACGGCGCACCCGACCCGGCGGAACCCTCCGTTGCGGTGCGGGCCCGCACCCAGTTCGGCGACATCACGGTGCGGCGCGCGGGCTGACAGAGCGCCGCCTGACAGCACGCTGGCCGACCTCACACCCGACCGCCCCATCCAGCCCGACCGCCCCATCAAGCCCGACCGCCCCCATCCAGAAAGGACGACACTCATGACCCCTGCAGCGATCGAGGTGCGCGACCTCACCAAACGCTACGGAACCGCCACCGTACTCGACCGGATCGACTTCACCGTGCCGGCCGGCTCGGTCACCGCCCTCATCGGCCCGAACGGCGCGGGCAAGACGACGACCGTGCAGATCCTCTCCACGCTCCGAAAGGCCGACGCCGGCATGGCGAGGGTGGCCGGATGCGACGTGCAGGGCGACCCCGACGGAGTGCGTGCGGCGATCGGGCTGACCGGCCAGTTCTCGGCCGTCGACAAGCTCCTCACCGGCGAGGAGAACCTGCGCCTGATGGCCCGGCTCTCACACCTCGGCCGGCGGCGCGGGGCGGCGCGCGTCGAGGAGTTGCTCGAGCAGTTCGACCTCGTCGACGCGGCCCGGAAGCCCCTCTCGACCTACTCCGGCGGCATGCAGCGCCGTCTCGAT
Above is a genomic segment from Subtercola boreus containing:
- a CDS encoding DUF4097 family beta strand repeat-containing protein; the protein is MPTFPTPEPLDLAIDLQVGAIDIIASERADTAVTVTPSNPDRAVDVRGAEQTTVEFDGRRLTVVGPRPRLSWIGPTESVDLRIELPATSRVTAEIAVGGVRTTGALGATRIKSSMGTVELEQIADLWMRAGHGTASVGRATGSIDITADHGQIRVGVVAGDATLKASHGSIRVGESAGDVDAKLSYGDLEITHALASVSAKTAYGSIRIDEVSRGDIQLQSGYGQVEVGVRPGVPAWLDLASKEGHVRNGLDGDGAPDPAEPSVAVRARTQFGDITVRRAG
- a CDS encoding histidine kinase, with translation MELSHYVSDLQERLLGAAQNASDDTREAAERLVSGIDAAARLVLLDVLSAAASEITRDLAPGSVDLRLRGRDVDFVVTRPLPEADERGVDVTPLPTADLSDTSSSRTTLRLPDALKSQVDDAAAADGVSVNTWLVRAVADALQPRQRRSAQKTLRTGDSFAGWAR